The Amycolatopsis sp. 195334CR genome window below encodes:
- a CDS encoding DUF1702 family protein, producing MSTLLGSLRRRVLAPSFKAVSFAGRGFAVEPTEATARLEAIPQSVVAGFEWGIDSPGQWDLERRLGMVEAEYRGFAYEGATMASAVLDAMSFRPSSRTRDLLLGPGQPHIFLTYIGIGFAMARLPRPLWKKIVPDISGTPYHPTMSWLAVDGYGFDRAYFDTKKIVDRQHVLKPYPWDGHPAYFGRAVDQGIGRALWFINGGHPENVAAAVAKFAPARHGDLWSGVGLAATFAGGAGAAGLTWLRTPAGQHAPELALGAVFATKARTYSGFVPPHTETGIRALAGVSIEDAVRIADETEVAHEEGTTATPAYEIWRERIRREFSTSKLRSVA from the coding sequence TGTCGACCCTGCTCGGCTCCCTGCGGCGGCGCGTGCTCGCCCCCTCGTTCAAGGCGGTCAGCTTCGCGGGCCGCGGCTTCGCGGTGGAACCCACCGAAGCCACGGCCCGGCTCGAAGCCATCCCCCAGTCCGTGGTCGCCGGTTTCGAGTGGGGGATCGACAGCCCCGGCCAGTGGGACCTCGAACGCCGCCTGGGCATGGTCGAGGCCGAGTACCGCGGCTTTGCCTACGAAGGCGCGACGATGGCCTCGGCGGTGCTGGACGCGATGAGCTTCCGCCCGTCGAGCCGGACCCGCGACCTGCTGCTCGGCCCCGGCCAGCCGCACATCTTCCTGACCTACATCGGGATCGGCTTCGCCATGGCCCGGCTGCCGCGCCCGCTGTGGAAGAAGATCGTGCCGGACATCAGCGGCACCCCGTACCACCCGACGATGAGCTGGCTGGCCGTCGACGGCTACGGCTTCGACCGCGCCTACTTCGACACCAAGAAGATCGTGGACCGGCAGCACGTGCTCAAGCCGTACCCGTGGGACGGCCACCCCGCCTACTTCGGGCGCGCGGTGGACCAGGGCATCGGGCGCGCGCTGTGGTTCATCAACGGCGGCCACCCGGAGAACGTGGCGGCGGCGGTGGCGAAGTTCGCCCCGGCGCGCCACGGCGACCTGTGGAGCGGGGTCGGGCTGGCGGCCACCTTCGCCGGTGGGGCCGGCGCGGCCGGTCTGACCTGGCTGCGGACCCCCGCCGGGCAGCACGCGCCGGAGCTGGCGCTGGGCGCGGTGTTCGCCACGAAGGCCCGCACCTACTCCGGGTTCGTGCCACCGCACACCGAGACCGGCATCCGCGCGCTGGCCGGAGTGTCCATTGAGGACGCCGTGCGCATCGCCGACGAAACCGAGGTGGCGCACGAAGAGGGAACGACGGCCACACCGGCCTACGAAATCTGGCGTGAGCGCATTCGTCGTGAATTCTCCACCTCGAAACTGCGCTCCGTTGCCTGA
- a CDS encoding DUF1702 family protein produces the protein MGNGWRALRRRILTPNVVETTLDKRGFHKKSPAAQELLEKVGRVFLEGYAYAVEAKTTADAMERLDAMPERWRGFAYEGAGMGWAMLDGLPLPGKGRTQQSLDSGGDPHNYLIYVGVGWAMARLPKFRWPDPEAFDPLLRWLVLDGYGFHQAYFRTRKYINEQYQDERFAWPVASPYANRAIDQGIGRALWFIGGTDAKLVTSMVRDFPESRHSDLYGGIGLAATYAGGADPEELRYLRDNAGEHRWMLAQGSAFAAEARVRADLLVPHSAAAAEILCGTDAVTAAKVTQDVRPAKPVDGEVPAFETWRQQIANEFVSIGGVHL, from the coding sequence TTGGGTAATGGCTGGCGCGCGCTACGGCGCCGCATTCTGACTCCGAACGTGGTGGAAACCACTTTGGACAAAAGGGGTTTCCACAAGAAGAGCCCGGCCGCGCAGGAACTGCTGGAGAAGGTCGGCAGGGTCTTCCTCGAAGGGTACGCGTACGCGGTCGAAGCGAAGACGACCGCCGACGCGATGGAGCGCTTGGACGCGATGCCGGAGCGCTGGCGCGGGTTCGCCTACGAGGGCGCCGGGATGGGCTGGGCCATGCTCGACGGCCTGCCCCTGCCCGGCAAGGGCCGCACCCAGCAGAGCCTGGACAGCGGCGGCGACCCGCACAACTACCTGATCTACGTCGGCGTCGGCTGGGCGATGGCGCGGCTGCCGAAGTTCCGCTGGCCCGACCCCGAGGCGTTCGACCCGCTGCTGCGCTGGCTGGTGCTCGACGGCTACGGCTTCCACCAGGCGTACTTCCGCACCCGGAAGTACATCAACGAGCAGTACCAGGACGAGCGCTTCGCCTGGCCGGTCGCGTCGCCCTACGCCAACCGCGCGATCGACCAGGGCATCGGCCGCGCGCTGTGGTTCATCGGCGGGACCGACGCCAAGCTGGTCACCTCGATGGTGCGCGACTTCCCCGAGTCGCGGCACTCCGATCTCTACGGCGGGATCGGCCTGGCCGCGACCTACGCCGGCGGCGCGGACCCGGAGGAGTTGCGCTACCTGCGCGACAACGCCGGTGAGCACCGCTGGATGCTCGCGCAGGGTTCGGCCTTCGCCGCCGAGGCCCGCGTCCGCGCCGACCTGCTCGTGCCGCATTCCGCGGCCGCCGCGGAGATCCTCTGCGGCACCGACGCGGTGACGGCCGCCAAGGTCACCCAGGACGTCCGGCCCGCCAAGCCGGTCGACGGCGAGGTGCCCGCCTTCGAAACCTGGCGTCAGCAGATCGCAAACGAGTTCGTTTCCATTGGAGGTGTTCACCTATGA